GAAGAAGTAGGCGTTCATGCCCGTCGGGAGGGCAGCGAACAGCGCCACCAGCCCCGTCTCGCGCGGCGGCAGGGCGAAGACGAACACGGCGAGCGCCCAGGCCGTGAGGGGAAACACCAGCATCTTCAGGCCGATGAGCGTGCTGATGGCCGTCAGGTTGCCACGCATCGGGTAGGCCGCCACCGCCAGCCCCAGGGCGAACAGGCCCGTTGGGATGGCGGCGTCGCCCGCGAGGGCGATCAGGCGTTCGCCCACCGCCGGCATGGTCAGGCCGCCAGCGTTCCAGGCGGCGCCGAACATGAGCGCCAACACGATCGGGTTCTTGAGCAGGGTCATCACCACGCTCGCCGCCACCGCGCCGGGCGAGACGCCCTGGCGGCGCAGGGCGAACTCCGCCCACAGGGTGCAGAAGAACCAGTGGTTGGCGGAGTGGATGGCGATGATCAGAGCCGCGATCACGAGGCCCTCGTCGCCGAAGGCCAGGTAGGCGATCGACAGGCCGATCATGCCGAGGTTGCCGAAGGTGGCCGCGAAGGCCGTGCCGGCGCCTCCGGCAGCGCCCAGGCCGGGTACCCGTCGCGCGGCCAGCGCCACGATCACCCAGATGACCGCGACGGCGGAGTAGTACACGCCCCACACGCGCAGGGTCGATCCCGCATCCAGACTCACGGTCTGCATCGTGCGGAAGAGCAGCGGCGGCACGCAGAAGTAGAGGACGAAGTCGTTCAGCCCCTTGGCGCCATCGGGGCCGATGAGCTTGGTGCGCGCGGCCGCGTAGCCGGCGAAGATCAACGCGAAGACCGGCAGGATGACGGTCAACAGATCGGACATGTGGGGACACCCGCAGCGCCCAGGCGGCGCCGGTCAAAGGGGGAGAACGGCGCGGACCTTAGCACGGGCGAACCGTCCGTCGCTGCCGCGTGGCACACTGCCGCAATGGATGAGCAAGTCGTGGCGTCAGCCACCCGCCGGTGGCTCGAGACCTTCGTGGTGGGCATGGGCCTGTGCCCCTTTGCCGCCGCCCCGCTGGCCGCGGAGCGCGTGCGCGTGGTCGTCACCGAGGCGGACGACGAGGAGGCCCTGCTCGAGGCGCTGCAGGCGGAGATCGTGTTGCTCGACCAGCAACCGCAGATCGAGACCACGCTCCTGATTCACCCCGCCGTCCTGCAGGACTTTCTCGCCTACAACGACTTTCTCGACCTGGCCGATGCCCTACTCGTGGAAGGCGATCGCGACGGGGTCTACCAGGTGGCGAGCTTCCATCCCGACTACCAGTTTGCCGGTACGGCGCCGAACGCGGCCGAGAACTACACCAACCGGTCGCCGTATCCCATGCTTCATCTGCTGCGCGAGACGAGCGTGGAGAAGGCC
This sequence is a window from Pseudomonadota bacterium. Protein-coding genes within it:
- a CDS encoding AEC family transporter; this encodes MSDLLTVILPVFALIFAGYAAARTKLIGPDGAKGLNDFVLYFCVPPLLFRTMQTVSLDAGSTLRVWGVYYSAVAVIWVIVALAARRVPGLGAAGGAGTAFAATFGNLGMIGLSIAYLAFGDEGLVIAALIIAIHSANHWFFCTLWAEFALRRQGVSPGAVAASVVMTLLKNPIVLALMFGAAWNAGGLTMPAVGERLIALAGDAAIPTGLFALGLAVAAYPMRGNLTAISTLIGLKMLVFPLTAWALAVFVFALPPRETGLVALFAALPTGMNAYFFSLKFDAGVPAVTGAIAVGILLSAISIPLVLHLAGV
- a CDS encoding DUF1415 domain-containing protein; the encoded protein is MDEQVVASATRRWLETFVVGMGLCPFAAAPLAAERVRVVVTEADDEEALLEALQAEIVLLDQQPQIETTLLIHPAVLQDFLAYNDFLDLADALLVEGDRDGVYQVASFHPDYQFAGTAPNAAENYTNRSPYPMLHLLRETSVEKAVASGIDTNDVPVRNIQHMNELGEVELARLLSACREEG